From Choristoneura fumiferana chromosome 7, NRCan_CFum_1, whole genome shotgun sequence, the proteins below share one genomic window:
- the smg gene encoding sterile alpha motif domain containing protein 4 smaug isoform X2: MNGTFYEQLGGVAGIFEQWDACERTVVACALAKRVPWPGLQLLQRAVDAALQDHGQDERLERDANDETLLASLLAGRAEDDEDEEWSRLLTLLPHMRTDNAACAAAYVAAAPRLVQRAVDARGRAAPALCRQLLSYLLVHPAIRPQHQRTLTEWLRYLENHISGSRNPESVWQQRIEPCLLPAANIWGSSAFRRTIGKNLDFRHLADPIEQLFTADPLQESFSKNGRDVDISMEGDKLNFDAAIAQPKSQRSSSLTPPSTNFIHMSSSAENLSDEPFVQKPRSFSLSSEHSLGIRPIVMYGTTGSETRLDDLRSNKFTEYPGMSTVAQWLKSLRLHKYVWLFTNISYEQMIAMDEEYLEKLGVTKGARHKLLLSIKKLSERDAILEGVMAELRAAGGGGGRRGVGGGWRSPARALETLRALLLAPMPPNTTLPAGIVRALETASTCIAESPGGLREAREGDDGDEHVDPMSLHCWLVEKALHHAMFRGAALQGALRRLRHRLPPRTFYRHVGDQPPRRLPKPRWRPNPHSYRPAARRAWAPHTHKLPPSGPPLPRPKSNSYPPSPRRPPPAAPR; the protein is encoded by the exons ATGAACGGCACTTTTTACGAGCAACTTGGGGGTGTTGCGGGGATATTCGAGCAGTGGGACGCTTGTGAGAGAACTGTGGTGGCTTGTGCGCTGGCCAAGCGCGTGCCGTGGCCGGGTCTTCAATTATTACAGCGAGCCGTCGACGCGGCGTTACAGGATCACGGTCAGGATGAGAGACTCGAGAGAGACGCGAATGACGAAACCTTGCTTGCGAGCTTGCTAGCCGGGAGGGCAGAGGACGACGAAGATGAGG AGTGGTCGCGCCTGCTGACGCTGCTGCCGCACATGCGCACAGACAACGCGGCGTGCGCGGCGGCTTACGTGGCGGCCGCGCCGCGCCTCGTGCAGCGCGCCGTGGACGCGCggggccgcgccgcgcccgcgctctGCCGCCAGCTGCTGTCCTATCTGCTGGTGCACCCCGCCATACGGCCCCAACACCAGAG AACGCTGACAGAATGGCTCCGCTACCTCGAAAACCACATATCGGGCAGCCGCAACCCCGAGTCAGTGTGGCAGCAGCGCATCGAGCCGTGCCTGCTGCCGGCCGCCAACATCTGGGGCTCGTCGGCCTTCCGCCGCACCATAGGCAAGAACCTCGACTTCCGACACCTCGCCGACCCCATAGAACAACTCTTCACCGCAGACCCTCTCCAGGAGTCGTTCTCCAAGAACGGAAGGGACGTAGACATAAGCATGGAAGGGGACAAGCTTAACTTTGACGCGGCCATCGCCCAGCCCAAATCCCAAAGATCCAGCAGCCTCACACCACCGTCGACCAATTTCATCCACATGTCTTCATCAGCGGAGAATTTGTCTGATGAACCGTTTGTCCAGAAACCTAGGAGTTTCTCGTTGTCCAGTGAGCACAGTTTAGGGATCAGGCCCATTGTGATGTACGGGACGACGGGGAGCGAGACCAGGCTGGACGATCTGAGGTCCAACAAGTTCACGGAGTACCCGGGCATGTCCACCGTGGCCCAGTGGCTCAAGAGTCTCCGGCTGCACAAGTATGTGTGGCTGTTCACTAACATCAGCTACGAGCAAATGATAGCCATGGATGAAGAGTATCTGGAGAAATTAG GTGTAACGAAAGGCGCCCGGCACAAGCTGCTGCTGTCCATAAAGAAGTTGAGCGAACGCGACGCCATCTTGGAAGGCGTGATGGCGGAGCTGCGCGCCGCCGGCggtggcggcgggcggcggggggTGGGGGGGGGTTGGCGTAGTCCGGCGCGCGCGCTGGAgacgctgcgcgcgctgctgctggcgCCCATGCCGCCAAACACCACGCTGCCCGCCGGCATCGTGCGAGCGCTCGAGACAg CGTCTACGTGCATAGCGGAGTCGCCGGGCGGGCTGCGGGAGGCGCGGGAGGGTGACGACGGAGACGAACATGTGGACCCCATGTCGCTGCACTGCTGGCTCGTTGAGAAG GCGCTGCACCACGCGATGTTCCGCGGCGCCGCGCTGCAGGGGGCGCTGCGGCGGCTGAGACACCGCCTGCCGCCGCGGACCTTCTACCGGCACGTGGGGGACCAGCCGCCGCGCAGACTGCCCAAGCCCAG ATGGCGGCCCAACCCGCACTCGTACCGTCCGGCGGCGAGGCGCGCGTGGGCGCCGCACACGCACAAGCTGCCGCCGAGCGGGCCGCCCCTCCCCCGCCCCAAGTCCAATTCATACCCCCCTTCCCCCCGCCGCCCTCCTCCGGCCGCCCCCCGGTGA
- the smg gene encoding sterile alpha motif domain containing protein 4 smaug isoform X1, which produces MNGTFYEQLGGVAGIFEQWDACERTVVACALAKRVPWPGLQLLQRAVDAALQDHGQDERLERDANDETLLASLLAGRAEDDEDEAEWSRLLTLLPHMRTDNAACAAAYVAAAPRLVQRAVDARGRAAPALCRQLLSYLLVHPAIRPQHQRTLTEWLRYLENHISGSRNPESVWQQRIEPCLLPAANIWGSSAFRRTIGKNLDFRHLADPIEQLFTADPLQESFSKNGRDVDISMEGDKLNFDAAIAQPKSQRSSSLTPPSTNFIHMSSSAENLSDEPFVQKPRSFSLSSEHSLGIRPIVMYGTTGSETRLDDLRSNKFTEYPGMSTVAQWLKSLRLHKYVWLFTNISYEQMIAMDEEYLEKLGVTKGARHKLLLSIKKLSERDAILEGVMAELRAAGGGGGRRGVGGGWRSPARALETLRALLLAPMPPNTTLPAGIVRALETASTCIAESPGGLREAREGDDGDEHVDPMSLHCWLVEKALHHAMFRGAALQGALRRLRHRLPPRTFYRHVGDQPPRRLPKPRWRPNPHSYRPAARRAWAPHTHKLPPSGPPLPRPKSNSYPPSPRRPPPAAPR; this is translated from the exons ATGAACGGCACTTTTTACGAGCAACTTGGGGGTGTTGCGGGGATATTCGAGCAGTGGGACGCTTGTGAGAGAACTGTGGTGGCTTGTGCGCTGGCCAAGCGCGTGCCGTGGCCGGGTCTTCAATTATTACAGCGAGCCGTCGACGCGGCGTTACAGGATCACGGTCAGGATGAGAGACTCGAGAGAGACGCGAATGACGAAACCTTGCTTGCGAGCTTGCTAGCCGGGAGGGCAGAGGACGACGAAGATGAGG CAGAGTGGTCGCGCCTGCTGACGCTGCTGCCGCACATGCGCACAGACAACGCGGCGTGCGCGGCGGCTTACGTGGCGGCCGCGCCGCGCCTCGTGCAGCGCGCCGTGGACGCGCggggccgcgccgcgcccgcgctctGCCGCCAGCTGCTGTCCTATCTGCTGGTGCACCCCGCCATACGGCCCCAACACCAGAG AACGCTGACAGAATGGCTCCGCTACCTCGAAAACCACATATCGGGCAGCCGCAACCCCGAGTCAGTGTGGCAGCAGCGCATCGAGCCGTGCCTGCTGCCGGCCGCCAACATCTGGGGCTCGTCGGCCTTCCGCCGCACCATAGGCAAGAACCTCGACTTCCGACACCTCGCCGACCCCATAGAACAACTCTTCACCGCAGACCCTCTCCAGGAGTCGTTCTCCAAGAACGGAAGGGACGTAGACATAAGCATGGAAGGGGACAAGCTTAACTTTGACGCGGCCATCGCCCAGCCCAAATCCCAAAGATCCAGCAGCCTCACACCACCGTCGACCAATTTCATCCACATGTCTTCATCAGCGGAGAATTTGTCTGATGAACCGTTTGTCCAGAAACCTAGGAGTTTCTCGTTGTCCAGTGAGCACAGTTTAGGGATCAGGCCCATTGTGATGTACGGGACGACGGGGAGCGAGACCAGGCTGGACGATCTGAGGTCCAACAAGTTCACGGAGTACCCGGGCATGTCCACCGTGGCCCAGTGGCTCAAGAGTCTCCGGCTGCACAAGTATGTGTGGCTGTTCACTAACATCAGCTACGAGCAAATGATAGCCATGGATGAAGAGTATCTGGAGAAATTAG GTGTAACGAAAGGCGCCCGGCACAAGCTGCTGCTGTCCATAAAGAAGTTGAGCGAACGCGACGCCATCTTGGAAGGCGTGATGGCGGAGCTGCGCGCCGCCGGCggtggcggcgggcggcggggggTGGGGGGGGGTTGGCGTAGTCCGGCGCGCGCGCTGGAgacgctgcgcgcgctgctgctggcgCCCATGCCGCCAAACACCACGCTGCCCGCCGGCATCGTGCGAGCGCTCGAGACAg CGTCTACGTGCATAGCGGAGTCGCCGGGCGGGCTGCGGGAGGCGCGGGAGGGTGACGACGGAGACGAACATGTGGACCCCATGTCGCTGCACTGCTGGCTCGTTGAGAAG GCGCTGCACCACGCGATGTTCCGCGGCGCCGCGCTGCAGGGGGCGCTGCGGCGGCTGAGACACCGCCTGCCGCCGCGGACCTTCTACCGGCACGTGGGGGACCAGCCGCCGCGCAGACTGCCCAAGCCCAG ATGGCGGCCCAACCCGCACTCGTACCGTCCGGCGGCGAGGCGCGCGTGGGCGCCGCACACGCACAAGCTGCCGCCGAGCGGGCCGCCCCTCCCCCGCCCCAAGTCCAATTCATACCCCCCTTCCCCCCGCCGCCCTCCTCCGGCCGCCCCCCGGTGA